In one Bacteroidales bacterium genomic region, the following are encoded:
- a CDS encoding single-stranded DNA-binding protein produces the protein MTGLNKVILIGNLGKDPEVRTFEDGTKVANFSLATTESYKNKDGNKVEQTEWHRIALWRGLADVAEKYLRKGKSIFVEGKITTRKYTDKDGVERSITEIIGDNMIMLGSRQDGGEYSPPIEDTHKSNAPEPAISEPADDLPF, from the coding sequence ATGACTGGACTAAACAAAGTAATCCTGATTGGCAACCTTGGAAAGGACCCTGAAGTCCGCACCTTCGAGGACGGCACAAAAGTGGCAAATTTCTCACTTGCAACCACTGAATCGTACAAAAACAAAGACGGCAACAAGGTTGAGCAGACCGAATGGCATCGCATTGCATTATGGAGAGGGCTGGCTGATGTTGCTGAAAAATATCTCCGTAAAGGGAAATCAATTTTCGTTGAGGGTAAAATTACAACACGAAAATATACCGATAAGGATGGTGTTGAACGCTCCATCACTGAAATTATTGGAGATAACATGATCATGCTCGGCTCCCGCCAGGATGGTGGTGAATACAGCCCGCCGATTGAGGACACCCATAAATCAAACGCTCCTGAGCCAGCAATATCAGAACCGGCTGACGACCTGCCTTTCTAG
- a CDS encoding CPBP family intramembrane metalloprotease, which produces MITPGIFSHLSPFKKIILLTLIALLSMLAIMSIGWLIAGLLFDDFLFVLTNMTDFENDQVIDLLKYFQVLNQIGLFVIPPLIFAYLVGGNVKSYLKLDLNPGLGIVALSTLMIFAALPLVHWSAGINELIHFPDWMKGLEEWLKQSEEDLQQLSYAFLKTTSIGGFLFNLLMIAVLPAIGEELLFRGVLQKVFHQWFKNIHWAILITAIIFSAMHLQFYGFLPRTILGIMFGYLFVITKSLWVPILVHFFNNAAAVLSAYLFRKDLLETDYQEIGQFSEPIWVIGSVITVLLLFLAIHRLSEKRGEVR; this is translated from the coding sequence ATGATTACTCCCGGAATTTTCAGTCATCTGTCGCCTTTTAAAAAGATTATTCTTCTTACGCTGATTGCGTTGCTTTCGATGCTGGCGATAATGAGTATTGGCTGGCTTATTGCAGGGCTGCTCTTTGATGACTTCCTTTTCGTGCTTACTAATATGACTGATTTTGAAAATGATCAGGTAATTGACTTACTGAAGTATTTCCAGGTTCTGAACCAAATTGGGCTGTTTGTTATTCCACCGTTGATTTTTGCTTACCTCGTAGGTGGTAATGTAAAATCATACTTGAAATTAGACCTAAATCCCGGATTAGGAATTGTAGCCTTGAGTACACTGATGATTTTTGCCGCTTTGCCCCTGGTGCATTGGTCAGCGGGCATCAATGAACTGATCCACTTCCCGGATTGGATGAAAGGTTTGGAAGAATGGTTGAAGCAATCTGAGGAAGATTTACAACAATTATCCTATGCTTTTTTAAAAACAACCTCAATAGGTGGATTTTTATTTAACCTTCTTATGATTGCAGTATTGCCTGCCATTGGTGAAGAGTTACTTTTCAGGGGAGTATTGCAAAAGGTGTTTCACCAATGGTTCAAAAATATACATTGGGCAATACTCATTACAGCCATTATCTTCAGTGCAATGCATTTGCAGTTTTATGGGTTTCTGCCCCGAACCATCCTGGGTATCATGTTTGGTTATTTGTTTGTGATCACCAAATCGTTATGGGTTCCGATTTTGGTACATTTTTTTAACAATGCAGCCGCGGTACTTTCCGCTTATTTATTTCGTAAAGACTTACTTGAAACCGACTATCAGGAAATTGGTCAATTTTCTGAACCAATCTGGGTGATAGGAAGCGTGATTACGGTATTGTTGCTATTTCTTGCAATTCACAGATTATCGGAGAAGCGGGGAGAAGTGAGATAA
- a CDS encoding biopolymer transporter ExbD, with amino-acid sequence MSRFRKKGGKKVQAISTASLPDIIFMLLFFFMVTTVMRETTLIVRVKLPSATEVQKIERKSLVSYIYVGPPMRSQIYGTESRIQLNDRFATVNEIQAYIIAEREARDEVDRGLLTTSLKVDEEVRMGIVTDVKQELRKVGAFRINYSTRKRANN; translated from the coding sequence ATGTCAAGATTCAGAAAAAAAGGCGGTAAAAAAGTTCAGGCCATCTCAACAGCATCTTTGCCCGATATCATTTTCATGCTCTTATTCTTTTTCATGGTAACAACGGTTATGCGTGAAACAACCTTAATTGTAAGGGTGAAATTGCCATCCGCTACAGAGGTACAAAAAATTGAAAGAAAATCCCTGGTAAGTTATATCTATGTCGGGCCTCCTATGCGATCACAGATTTATGGAACCGAATCCCGTATTCAGCTCAACGACCGTTTCGCAACAGTAAATGAAATTCAGGCATATATAATTGCTGAACGTGAAGCACGCGATGAAGTTGACAGGGGGCTTTTGACCACATCGTTAAAAGTGGATGAAGAAGTGAGAATGGGAATTGTAACCGATGTAAAGCAGGAGCTTAGAAAAGTGGGCGCATTTCGTATCAACTACTCCACCCGCAAGAGAGCTAATAATTAA